The Clostridium botulinum BKT015925 genome includes the window TTTATTTATTTTGGCATCTTTACCCATCCTTATAACAGGTGCTGCTATAAGTGCAACTACAGCAGGTCTAACTCCTTTAAAAACTTTTTCTACAATTATATTATTTTGAATTCCTACAAAAAACGAAGCAACAACTAAAATTATTAAAAAAGATGGAAGTACAGCTCCTAGCGTTGTTGCGAAAACCCCAGGTGCTCTACCTATTTTATATCCCACAAATACTGATGTATTAACAGCAATGGGTCCTGGTGATGATTGTGCAAGTGCTATCATATCTAAGTATTCTTCTTTTTCTATCCACGATTTTTTATCTACTATTTCTCTCTCAATTAAAGGAAGCATTGCATAACCTCCTCCAATTGTAAAGGCGCCTATCTTGAAAAATATAACAAACATTTCAATATACGTTTTTAGCTTCTGTCCTTTACTCACTACATCACCTTCCTCACACTCTAATTATTTAAAATTATTTAGAGTATTAACACCATAATACTCTAATAGCTTAAATAAGGCTACCTAACTAAGTTAGTGGTATTAGACTATCTTCTATTAAATCCCATTTATAGCACTTTCCATTTTGCTTATTTACATAATACCAACCCATTGTTGCTGTATGATCCTCTACAACACAGTATACATGTATTACAAAATATTTTATTCCTAATTTAACATCATCATGGTCATATTCTACTTTCAAATTGGGAATTTCTTGACTAGTACTTTTTATATAATTTTTAATCATGTCCTCTGCTTGTTGCTTATTTACCGGTTTATTAATATTTTTGTTGATTGTTTGTGAATTTATTTCTATATTCGGAGATTTTTGTGGATAACTTTCTCTCTTTTTGTTCATACTTTCTTGTGATTGTTTAACTTCATTGTGTGTGTATTCTTCATTAAAATTAAGATCATCTTCATAGTTTTTTTTATCAGTTTTTAGTTTTTCAGCTAACTTCATTGAATTTTTTATTCCTAAATCATTCTTATACTTCATAGCTTCTTTAAATAAAATTATAGCTTCATCATACTTAGAATTTTTTAGATTATCACTAGCTTGATTTACTAGCATATTATATGTTTTTATTTTATGATACCTATATAGTCCTATTGAAATCATACCTATGATTCCTATTACAACTGTACAATATATAATTTTCTTATTTATAGTATTTTTATTCATTTTATCTCTCCTTTTAGGATCAAATTATATTTTTATAAACAACATGTTAATTATAACAAAATAAGAAGTTATTGAAATATCATTTCAATAACTTCTTATTTTAACTCTATTTATTATTCTATTGTAAAACTAGTAACTGATTCATATAGGCCTTCTGAACTTTCTTTTGCAACTGTTACCCTTGCTCTTAAAGATTCTATTTGTTTTTGAGCTAAACTAAGTTTATTAACAATATTATTCGTTCCTTCAGCACCTTCATTAGTAGAAACGGTTACATTGTTTATAACTTCCATTACATTATTTACAGACTGAAAAACTTCTTCACAAACATTTTTAAGATCCATAGCAACTTGACTATAATATTTAGCATCATTGCTGTACATATTTCCCATTTTAACAAATTCATTATAATCATTAATTACCTTATTATTTATAAAATCCAATATGTTTTGAGAATTATCCGATAAATTACCAACTGATTTAATTGCTCCAGTTATTATATTTTGAATTTTACCAGCAGTATCAGAAGATTCTTCTGCAAGTTTTCTTACTTCATCTGCAACTACTGCAAATCCCTTTCCATTTTCTCCAGCCCTTGCGGCTTCAATGGCTGCATTTAATGCAAGTAAATTAGTTTGTTCTGTAATTTGAATAATAGACTCTAATAATACATTGATTTTTTCAACAGATTTAGACTCTTCTATTGCTTTTAATAATTCATTTTTATTTTCTGCATATATATTTAAACTATCATCTTTAGAGTTATTAGCTACTTTAGTTAAACTACTTGCTTTTTCATTTATTTCTTGAGACCTTTTTGATAATTCTTCTGCTCTATTTGATATATTTTCTATTGATATTCTTATCTCTCCAGCAGCTGTATTCATTTCCTCAGCTGATGCAGCAGTTTCCTCCATTCCAGCTGATAATTCTTGTGTAGTTGCTGAAATTTCTTGAGAATTTTCATTAACTTGTCTTACAAGTTCAAATACATCTTCAGTAGCCCCTATAGCTTCATTGGACTGATTTAAAATATTTTTGATAAGCCCAATATTTGTATTTCTCATTATACTAATTCCTCGAGCTAAATCACCAATTTCATCTTTTCTACTAAGATTTTTTTCTTTTACATCTTTGGAAAAATCTCCACTACCTATATTCTTTAAATAATTGGTTGCATCTTTTAATGGATTTATTATTGTTTTAGCAATAAGTAATGATATAATTACTCCTATGGCTACTGCAGCTATCAATATAATAGTTGTGGATCTCCCTGCATTTTTATATTGCTCATCATTACTAATTTTAGTCTCTTCTGCATCCTTTACATTGTAATCACATAACTTGATTATTATCTCCCTAAATTTTTCTACAATAGCATTACTTTCTTTAAAATTTTTATAGGCTTCTTCATTTTTATCCATACCTGCTAAATCCACAATCTTATTTACTTTTTCTTTATATGATTCTGCAATTTGTGTTATATCTTTGTATAAATCCTCTTCTTCTGGATCTAGTCTTGTTGAATAATAACTTTTTAAATCCTTGTCAAGTTCTATTATATTTTCTTTTGCATCACGTACTATTTTATCTTCATATCCTGCATTTCCAGTTTCCAAACAAAGATTTAACATATCCGCAGTTATTCTATTAGCTCTACTTCTTGCTCCTAATAAAAATCTTATGGCTAACAAATTTTGATTGTAAAGTGCATCTGTGCTCTTATTAGCTTTTTCTAAATAAACACCTCCCATTATACCAACTACAATTGAAACTAAAGCCATTACACATGTTATTAATAATATTTTACCTTTAACCCTTACATTATTTAACACATCGTTCCCCCCATTTTTTTCTCATTTGTTCAAATATTATTCATATATTACATATTATATTACCTATCTTGGTTTTATTCAACTTTTTTACATATTACCCTTAATTTTTATTAAATTCTTATAACTTTTATTTGCTTTTTATGAAATTAACCATGTTTTTATGATTAAATCTTTTATTTTTTAATAAGCGTATTAAAAAATAAAAATTCCTTAAATAATCATAATTTGATTACTTAAGGAATTAGTTTTTATAAAATAAAAAAGTCAGTAATCTTAATGATTACTGACTTTAATCTGGCAGGGGCACTAGGACTCGAACCCAGAACCAATGGTTTTGGAGACCACTACTCTACCAATTGAGCCATACCCCTATGGAACGATTATTATTATATCATCCTTATAAATTTTATGCAATACTTTTTTTATATTTTATCTACTTTTTTCATCCAAACTAGAATTTAGTCTATTTAAGCAATTATGAAAATATTCAATATAAATCATTCCCATGGATAATGGGATTACTAAAAAAACTCCTAAAATAACTCCTAAATACGGTATATTCCTTATAAAACTATATATTATAACAAATAAACTTATATATACTGGATACGGTATTTTGGTATTTAAATTTAAGTTTATTTTCATACCTATATAAATCATTATTGATATAAACCCTATGAGATACATAATAAATCCCCCAAGAGAAACAAGTGGTATGAGTCCTATTGATGGAGCAAATTGTATTCCCAAAAGGGAAAAAATTAATATAGCCAATAATAATATTCCACCAAACTCAATAATATATCCATATTTAAACTTTTCACTTATACTATTAGAAAAATTATTAGCTACCCTCAATCTTTGTTTAATATCTATAAAATATAAACTTTCACAACTAATTATTCCAAATATTATATATAAAAGCTGATTAATATCTAAAATACTATTTTGAATAAATACATCTCTTTTTTCTTTACTTATTTCCAGTTCTTTTCCATATACTTTTCCTTTTTGTCCTTTGTGAATTTTTCCAAATAAACTTATAATATTTCCTTTAACTTCCCCATCTACATATACGTCTGAGCATATTGTTGCTATATTTCCTATTGCCTTTCCTTCTACATGTACATCTCCATAAATATTTAATATATTATAATTAAACTCTTGTTCATTTTGAACAGTTATTATATTTTTAAATGAAAATTTATGTATAATTTCTCCTCTTCCTAAAACCGTTATAATAAATATAGATGTTATTAACATTATTAATAATACCACCAATATTCTAAGCATTTTATAATTAATCTCTATTTTCACTTAGTTAACTCCCTTTCTAAATTAATGTATACATAACCATATACATTATTATTGTACATTCTACTTTTTATGTTAATTTCCTCCATAATTATTGCACTTTTTATGTTTTTCTTTTATTTGATTATCTTCTCTTATATTTTATTCCTCATATTCACCCATGATATTTTTTTGAATTTAAATCAATATTTCACATACAATACATATTATGCTAAAATAAATTTGTATTAATTATTACATTATTCAAAAGAGAGGTAGTGAAATGAAAATATCTTTAGATAAAACTCTTCGTTCTATGTCTATAGCTCTTGATTTAGCTGAAATTAGTTCTATAGACAATAATAAAAACATAGTAGAAAATATATCTAATATAAATTATTCTAACCATAACTTTATGAATCATTCTAAACGAGCTACTTACATATCTTTAGTATTGGCCAATGTTTTAAATTTAAATAATGATATAAAAAAATATTTATATTTATCTACATTGTTACATGATATAGGTGCTACTACTAGTTTAAAATATAGCCATACTCAAGAAGAATTTATAAAAGAACATTGTCTAAAAGGAGCTGAAATATTAGATACATTTCCTATTTTCAAAAATCTTTCTCATATAATTTTGCATCACCATGAAAATTTTGACGGAAGTGGACCTCTTCATTTAATTGGTGATGAAATTCCCATTGAAAGCCAAATCATAAGATTAGCGGACCTAGTGGAATTACTATATAATCCTCAGATATCCTTATTTAAGCAAAAAGAAGATATAATACATTGGATAAAATCACGTTCTTCAAATATATTTTCGCCAATACTTTGTACTAAGTTTATAGAAATAGCATCAAAAGATATTTTTTGGTTTGATCTTGAAAATATTTCATTTGTTGATTCTATTTTAGACAATATTGCTCCTAAGCTAGATATATATTTAGATCTAAAGGAATTTGAAATTATAGCATACATTTTTTCTAATATTATCGATGCTAAAAGTAGTTTTACAGCAACTCACTCTAGAGAAATTGCTGAACTTGCTTTTAAAATCTCAAAATATTTAGGATACTCAGATGAAAAATGCTCTAAAATGAAAATAGCCGGCTTATTACATGACATAGGTAAACTCGCTATTCCTTCATCTATACTTGATAAAAACGGTAAACTTACCGAAGAAGAATTTTCTATAATAAAATCCCATGTATACTATACCTCTATCATTTTAGATAGAATAGAAGATATTCCTGATATAAAAGAATGGGCTTCGAATCATCACGAAAAACTTAATGGCAAAGGATATCCCAGAGGATTATTAGGCAAAAACCTAAGTGAAGAATGCAGAATTTTAGCTGTTTGCGACATCTACCAAGCATTAACTGAAGATAGGCCCTACAGATTAGGTTTAAATCAAAAAATAGCATATGATATTCTTGATAATATGGCTTCCGATAATCTAATTTGCAAACACGCTGTGAATAATTTAAAAAAAGCACTAATATAAAAGTGATTGTATTTATTACAATCACTTTCTTATATGCTTTTAATTTTCGTATATTTAGTATAAAATAACTTATGAATTAGTAATGCATTAATCTTAGGAGTTGATATAAATGGATTTTATAGTTGATAGTGTAGATAAAACTGTTGATATTGGATTACAAATAGGTAAACTTACAAATAGTGGTGATATTATATGTTTAATTGGAGATCTTGGAACTGGCAAAACTCACATAACCAAAGGTATAGCTAAAGGACTTGAAATTCATGATCATATAACTAGTCCTACCTTTAATATAGTTAACGAATATCAAGGAAGACTTAAATTATACCATTTTGATGTATATAGAGTTAATGACCCTGATGAAATAGAAGCTATAGGCTTTGATGAATATATATTTGGAGATGGTGTTAGCATTGTTGAATGGGCTAACTATATAGAGGAATTAATTCCAAACGAATATTTAAAGGTTGAAATAAAAAAATTACCTGAGCTTGGAGATAACTTTAGAAAAATAACTATAACTTGTAGCGGTAATAGATACAATTATGTAAAGGAGATTAAAATATGAAAATTCTCAGCGTAGATTCTTCTACTTCTAGTGCATCTTGTGCTATTTTAGAAGATAATAAACTATTAGGTGAAATAACCCTAAATGATAAAAAACAACATTCTGTCATATTAATGCCTCTAATCGATTCTTTATTAAACAATCTAAAATTAACAATAAATGATATAGATGCATTTGCTGTATCTAGCGGTCCTGGTTCTTTTACAGGCCTTAGAATAGGTATTGCAACTGTTAAAGGTCTTGCTGATGGTACAGGAAAGCCTTTTATCGGCATTTCATCGTTAGATGGATTAGCATTTAATTTAGCTTATAGTAACGGTATTATATGCCCTATTATTGATGCTTTAAGAGATAATGTTTATACTGCATTATATTCTTTTGAAGATGGAAAATTAAAAAAGCTAACTGACTATATGGCTATACATATTGATGAATTAATTTCTATTATAAAAGAAACAAATTGTGATTCTATAAATTTTATAGGAGATGCTATACCTAAATTTAAAGATAAATTATCTACTAGTTTTTCGAAAGTTTATTTTGCCCCTAACAATGTTAATCTTGCAAGGGCTTCTTCATTAGGTGAACTAGGTCTACAATTATTAAAAAATGGAGTTTGTGATAATTCACTTACCTTTGCTCCTATTTATCTTAAAAAATCACAAGCCGAAAGAGAATATGAAAATAAATTAAGGATGAAAGAAAATGAATAATTTATCACTTGAAGAAATGAAGGAGGAAGACCTAGAATCAGTTTTAAAAATAAATAATGTATGTTTTAACCCTCCTTGGAAACTACAAACTTTAAAAAATGAATTTGAAAATAATTTTTCTAAATATATCGTGTTAAAAGACCAATATAATAAAATTATAGGTTATGCAGGTATATGGCTCATCATAGATGAAGCACATATAACTAATATTGCAGTACACCCGGATTATCGTGGCATTGGCGCTAGTAATTACTTAATGAATGGTATAATGGATATTTGTACAGAAAGAAATATTCCAGCAATTACTCTAGAAGTTCGTGAAAATAATACTACAGCCAGAAATTTATATAAAAAATATGGTTTTTTAGAAGAAGGTTTACGAAAAAATTATTATGGCCCTAATGTAAACGCCTTAGTAATGTGGAAAAAAGATGTATTAGAATAAAAAATACGCTAGTTACTTCACTAGCGTATTTTTTATTCTATTTATATTTTTATCTTTGATTTTCTAAAGTATTAATTTTTCTTTTTTGCACAACTTCATCTTTGTGTAATATAGGTGATACACTTTTATACATAGCCAAAGTTATAATAGATACAATTAACCCCTTCAATAGATTAAACGGTAATATAGACCACATAACTAATCCTTTTAAATCATGTATTTTAGGATTCACCAAAGCTCCCATTGATACAAAAGCATCTATTGGTATTTTAAAAGCTTTTGCAAATAAGGGTAAAAATACACTATAATTTAATACTGCTGCAAATATAGACATTATTATTGAACCTGTTAACAAACCTAAAATAGCTGTTTTCTTAGATTTTTTACATCTATATATATATCCTGCTACTAAAACAAGTACTGCACCTACTATGAAGTTTGCAAATTCACCAACAAGTCCAGTCTGTGTTCCCTTAAAGATTACATGCAATATGTTCTTGAATAACTCAATTCCAACACCTTCCACTGGCCCAAGCGCAAATGAACCTAATAGTGCTGGAAGATCACTTATATCTATCTTTAAGAAATTAGGAAATATGGGCATAGATACTTCGAAAAACATCAATATAAATGCCATAACAGATAAAAGTGATATTTTAATCATTTTGTTTAAATTATTATGTCTCATAATAAACCCCCTTGTTTCGTTATCTTCAAGGGTATGGGTAGAGCTATAATCAAAAAACCCTGATGATATGAAAAATCATCAGGGCAAAAAATCCTACTAATACTCTATCTATACCTTCTTCCATCCAGACTTTACTGTCGGTCTTGGAATCTCACCAAGTCAGCCATAACATATATGGCTCGCGGACTTTACCGCCGGTCGGGAATTACACCCTGCCCTGAAGATACTATTTACTTTATTTGTATATAATTATACTATCTTTAATTAAATAATTCAACCTTTACTTCTTCATAGAAAGAGATATTCTCCCCCTCTTTTCATCTACTTCTAAAACCCTAACTTCAACCACATCTCCAACTTTAACTATATCTAAAGGATTCTTTACAAACTTATCCGATAATTGACTTATATGAACTAGTCCGTCTTGATGAACTCCTATATCTACAAACGCTCCAAAATCTGCTACATTTCTAACTGTTCCTGTTAACATCATATCTGGTTTTAGCTGATTTATATCTACTATTCCTTTTTTAAATATCGGTTTTGGAAGTTCTTCTCTTGGATCACGTCCTGGTTTTTTTATTTCTTTTATTATGTCTTCAAGAGTCGGAACTCCAATACCTAATTTTTCAGCTAAAGTTTCTACTTTATGCTCTCTAACTTTGCTATCCAAATCCAATAAATTTCCTTTTATTATATTATCTTCTGTATAACCTAATATTTTTAAAAATTCTTTAGTTGCCTTATATGATTCTGGATGAACAGAAGTATTATCAAGAACTTCTTTACTTTCTGTTACTCTTAAAAATCCTGCACATTGTTCAAAAGCTTTCGGTCCAAGTCTTTTTACTTTTAACAATTCTTTTCTATTGTTAAACTTGCCATTCTCTTCTCTAAATTCAACTATGTTTTTTGCAATAGTTGAATTTATTCCTGAAATATATGATAAAAGCGAAGGCGTTGCTATATTTAAATCTACTCCAACACTATTTACTACATTCTCTACAACACCGCTTAATGACTCATCAAGTCTTTTTGAAGATACATCATGTTGATATTGCCCAACTCCTATTGATTTAGGATCAATTTTAACAAGTTCAGCCATAGGATCTTGAAGTCTACGTCCTATTGAAATAGCACCTCTTATAGAAACATTTATATCTGGATATTCCTTTGTTGCAAGTTCTGATGCTGAATAAACTGATGCCCCAGCCTCTGATACTACAACATAAAATAAATCTTTTCCACTTTCTTTCTTAACATCTTCTATAAGTCTAGCTAAAACTTCTTCCGACTCTCTACTAGCTGTTCCATTTCCCAATGAAACAACATCTACATTATGTTTATAAACAAGTTCTTTAAGTATTTTGATTGATCCATCAACATCATTTTGTGGTGCAGTAGCATATACTGTTGCTGTATCTAAAAGTTTTCCTGTATCATCCAGCACAGCTATTTTACATCCAGTCCTAAATCCAGGGTCATATCCTAAAACAACTTTTCCTTTTATAGGCGCTTGCA containing:
- a CDS encoding chromate transporter — protein: MSKGQKLKTYIEMFVIFFKIGAFTIGGGYAMLPLIEREIVDKKSWIEKEEYLDMIALAQSSPGPIAVNTSVFVGYKIGRAPGVFATTLGAVLPSFLIILVVASFFVGIQNNIIVEKVFKGVRPAVVALIAAPVIRMGKDAKINKRTVIIPIIVAILVGFFKVMAIIVIIVSAILGIIYTKYKGGKKDDNI
- a CDS encoding methyl-accepting chemotaxis protein, yielding MLNNVRVKGKILLITCVMALVSIVVGIMGGVYLEKANKSTDALYNQNLLAIRFLLGARSRANRITADMLNLCLETGNAGYEDKIVRDAKENIIELDKDLKSYYSTRLDPEEEDLYKDITQIAESYKEKVNKIVDLAGMDKNEEAYKNFKESNAIVEKFREIIIKLCDYNVKDAEETKISNDEQYKNAGRSTTIILIAAVAIGVIISLLIAKTIINPLKDATNYLKNIGSGDFSKDVKEKNLSRKDEIGDLARGISIMRNTNIGLIKNILNQSNEAIGATEDVFELVRQVNENSQEISATTQELSAGMEETAASAEEMNTAAGEIRISIENISNRAEELSKRSQEINEKASSLTKVANNSKDDSLNIYAENKNELLKAIEESKSVEKINVLLESIIQITEQTNLLALNAAIEAARAGENGKGFAVVADEVRKLAEESSDTAGKIQNIITGAIKSVGNLSDNSQNILDFINNKVINDYNEFVKMGNMYSNDAKYYSQVAMDLKNVCEEVFQSVNNVMEVINNVTVSTNEGAEGTNNIVNKLSLAQKQIESLRARVTVAKESSEGLYESVTSFTIE
- a CDS encoding HD-GYP domain-containing protein; its protein translation is MKISLDKTLRSMSIALDLAEISSIDNNKNIVENISNINYSNHNFMNHSKRATYISLVLANVLNLNNDIKKYLYLSTLLHDIGATTSLKYSHTQEEFIKEHCLKGAEILDTFPIFKNLSHIILHHHENFDGSGPLHLIGDEIPIESQIIRLADLVELLYNPQISLFKQKEDIIHWIKSRSSNIFSPILCTKFIEIASKDIFWFDLENISFVDSILDNIAPKLDIYLDLKEFEIIAYIFSNIIDAKSSFTATHSREIAELAFKISKYLGYSDEKCSKMKIAGLLHDIGKLAIPSSILDKNGKLTEEEFSIIKSHVYYTSIILDRIEDIPDIKEWASNHHEKLNGKGYPRGLLGKNLSEECRILAVCDIYQALTEDRPYRLGLNQKIAYDILDNMASDNLICKHAVNNLKKALI
- the tsaE gene encoding tRNA (adenosine(37)-N6)-threonylcarbamoyltransferase complex ATPase subunit type 1 TsaE, coding for MDFIVDSVDKTVDIGLQIGKLTNSGDIICLIGDLGTGKTHITKGIAKGLEIHDHITSPTFNIVNEYQGRLKLYHFDVYRVNDPDEIEAIGFDEYIFGDGVSIVEWANYIEELIPNEYLKVEIKKLPELGDNFRKITITCSGNRYNYVKEIKI
- the tsaB gene encoding tRNA (adenosine(37)-N6)-threonylcarbamoyltransferase complex dimerization subunit type 1 TsaB; the encoded protein is MKILSVDSSTSSASCAILEDNKLLGEITLNDKKQHSVILMPLIDSLLNNLKLTINDIDAFAVSSGPGSFTGLRIGIATVKGLADGTGKPFIGISSLDGLAFNLAYSNGIICPIIDALRDNVYTALYSFEDGKLKKLTDYMAIHIDELISIIKETNCDSINFIGDAIPKFKDKLSTSFSKVYFAPNNVNLARASSLGELGLQLLKNGVCDNSLTFAPIYLKKSQAEREYENKLRMKENE
- the rimI gene encoding ribosomal protein S18-alanine N-acetyltransferase, whose product is MNNLSLEEMKEEDLESVLKINNVCFNPPWKLQTLKNEFENNFSKYIVLKDQYNKIIGYAGIWLIIDEAHITNIAVHPDYRGIGASNYLMNGIMDICTERNIPAITLEVRENNTTARNLYKKYGFLEEGLRKNYYGPNVNALVMWKKDVLE
- a CDS encoding ECF transporter S component, which encodes MRHNNLNKMIKISLLSVMAFILMFFEVSMPIFPNFLKIDISDLPALLGSFALGPVEGVGIELFKNILHVIFKGTQTGLVGEFANFIVGAVLVLVAGYIYRCKKSKKTAILGLLTGSIIMSIFAAVLNYSVFLPLFAKAFKIPIDAFVSMGALVNPKIHDLKGLVMWSILPFNLLKGLIVSIITLAMYKSVSPILHKDEVVQKRKINTLENQR
- a CDS encoding Tex family protein; the encoded protein is MTNINNKLAKEFNIQLKQVDSVIELLDGGNTVPFIARYRKEKTGGLDDVVLRNLAERLTYLRNLEERKSDVIRIIGEQDKLTEELKLKIEMCETLTEVEDIYRPFKPKKRTRATIAMEKGLKPIAEIIINGNFKGNIEEYASKFINEEKEVSSEIEALNGAKDIVAEAISDEAEYRKWIREFVRKNGMIECTGSSEEPTPYEMYYDYSEAILKIPSHRILAINRGEKEKVLSVKVTCDTNKIIEYLNRKCKKENSITDKFIEESVEDSLKRLIYPSIEREIRAELTDKGEEGAIDVFKANLSALLMQAPIKGKVVLGYDPGFRTGCKIAVLDDTGKLLDTATVYATAPQNDVDGSIKILKELVYKHNVDVVSLGNGTASRESEEVLARLIEDVKKESGKDLFYVVVSEAGASVYSASELATKEYPDINVSIRGAISIGRRLQDPMAELVKIDPKSIGVGQYQHDVSSKRLDESLSGVVENVVNSVGVDLNIATPSLLSYISGINSTIAKNIVEFREENGKFNNRKELLKVKRLGPKAFEQCAGFLRVTESKEVLDNTSVHPESYKATKEFLKILGYTEDNIIKGNLLDLDSKVREHKVETLAEKLGIGVPTLEDIIKEIKKPGRDPREELPKPIFKKGIVDINQLKPDMMLTGTVRNVADFGAFVDIGVHQDGLVHISQLSDKFVKNPLDIVKVGDVVEVRVLEVDEKRGRISLSMKK